The following are from one region of the Paraglaciecola sp. L1A13 genome:
- the hupB gene encoding nucleoid-associated protein HU-beta has product MNKSQLIDQIAASADISKAASGRALDALTDAITAALKEGDQVALVGFGTFSVRERAARSGRNPQTGETIQISAAKVPSFKAGKALKDACN; this is encoded by the coding sequence GTGAATAAGTCTCAACTTATCGACCAAATCGCTGCAAGTGCAGATATTTCTAAAGCAGCTTCAGGACGTGCACTAGATGCATTGACTGACGCAATCACTGCAGCACTTAAAGAAGGTGATCAAGTTGCTCTTGTAGGTTTCGGTACATTCTCTGTACGTGAGCGTGCAGCTCGTAGTGGTCGTAATCCACAGACTGGTGAAACAATCCAAATTTCTGCTGCTAAAGTTCCGTCGTTCAAAGCCGGTAAAGCGCTTAAAGACGCTTGTAACTAA
- a CDS encoding SurA N-terminal domain-containing protein, translating into MLERIREGTQGKWAMAILGLVILSFMFAGVGSYINSSAETAAAKVNDDTISQADLERAYQNERGRMESQYGDAFAALTADSAYLQQFRQGVLDRLIGDKLLEQAAIDLGLRVSDAQIKQAIVAMPEFQFDGKFDNERYTAVLRQAGFQPNEFRDYMRVDMTRRQLSNALLGSEFTLVAESKQAYKLQEQTRDARYLTIPAQPFGDEITVSPEDIENYYQANITQFDTQQKVSLAYVELSIDDLLSDIVVSDDEAEQYYEQNIQDFRTQEERRASHILVEFADDEQKAAESAQDILEKVNDGGDFAELAKEYSSDTFSAENGGDLDWFSLGMMDPAFEDAAFGLANVGDISAVVKSEFGFHIIKLTDIKPEQTSPYADVKEDVLAKIKTEKAEEDFYTKQQRMAEVAFEAPDSLDEVAGIADIDVQTTVLFSQDSVPQDVNYPDVVAQAFSDELINDQVNSDVIELGDNHIMFVRVADYEAQRTKALDEVTAQITDLLLAEKAQQAAKTWADTLLADVRSEQDISEKLKSKGIEWQEQDAIARNGSSVAPSIVEALFKLTSNKEANAQVVGLFNGDVGLVQLIKVNEGADIPSSDVATLQNRLSTMRAQFTYGEFINALRDQADVEIY; encoded by the coding sequence ATGTTGGAAAGAATCAGAGAGGGAACCCAAGGCAAGTGGGCCATGGCTATCCTAGGGTTGGTGATTTTAAGTTTTATGTTTGCCGGTGTAGGCAGTTATATCAACTCATCTGCCGAAACTGCGGCAGCTAAAGTCAACGACGACACCATTTCACAAGCGGATCTAGAACGCGCTTATCAAAATGAACGCGGGCGAATGGAATCTCAATACGGCGACGCATTCGCTGCATTGACAGCCGATAGCGCTTATTTGCAACAATTCAGACAAGGCGTATTAGATCGGTTGATCGGTGACAAATTGCTTGAGCAAGCAGCTATTGATTTAGGTCTTCGTGTTAGCGATGCGCAAATCAAGCAAGCTATCGTCGCTATGCCAGAATTTCAATTTGATGGAAAGTTCGATAACGAAAGATATACTGCAGTATTGCGTCAAGCGGGATTTCAACCAAACGAATTCCGTGATTATATGCGCGTAGATATGACTCGCCGTCAACTTTCAAACGCATTATTGGGATCTGAATTTACCCTGGTTGCTGAATCGAAGCAGGCATACAAACTGCAAGAGCAAACGCGTGACGCTCGCTATTTGACAATACCAGCACAGCCGTTTGGTGACGAAATTACGGTATCTCCAGAAGATATCGAAAATTATTACCAAGCTAATATTACGCAGTTTGATACTCAGCAGAAAGTCAGTCTTGCCTACGTTGAGCTGTCGATAGACGATTTATTGTCAGATATCGTGGTTTCTGATGATGAAGCTGAGCAATACTACGAGCAGAATATCCAAGATTTCAGAACACAAGAAGAGCGCCGAGCATCGCATATCCTGGTTGAATTTGCGGATGATGAGCAAAAAGCTGCTGAATCAGCCCAAGATATCTTAGAAAAAGTTAACGATGGTGGCGATTTTGCTGAATTAGCAAAAGAATATTCAAGTGATACATTTAGTGCCGAGAACGGTGGCGACCTTGACTGGTTTAGTCTTGGAATGATGGATCCCGCTTTCGAAGATGCTGCATTTGGTTTGGCTAACGTTGGCGATATATCAGCTGTTGTTAAAAGTGAATTTGGTTTTCATATTATCAAACTAACCGATATCAAACCTGAGCAAACGAGTCCTTATGCTGACGTGAAAGAAGACGTACTTGCTAAAATAAAAACAGAGAAGGCGGAAGAAGACTTTTATACTAAGCAACAACGCATGGCCGAAGTCGCATTTGAAGCCCCCGATAGCTTAGATGAAGTTGCCGGTATTGCCGACATAGACGTGCAAACCACGGTTTTATTTAGTCAAGATAGCGTTCCACAAGACGTTAATTATCCGGACGTTGTTGCTCAGGCATTTTCTGATGAGTTAATTAACGATCAAGTGAACAGCGATGTTATTGAGTTGGGTGACAATCACATCATGTTTGTCCGTGTGGCCGATTACGAAGCTCAGCGCACCAAAGCGCTTGATGAAGTCACTGCTCAGATTACTGATCTTTTATTAGCCGAGAAAGCGCAACAAGCGGCTAAAACTTGGGCAGACACACTGTTAGCTGATGTGCGCTCTGAGCAAGATATTAGCGAGAAGCTAAAATCGAAAGGCATTGAATGGCAAGAACAAGATGCGATAGCCAGAAACGGTTCGTCCGTGGCACCGAGCATCGTTGAAGCATTATTTAAACTGACTAGCAATAAAGAGGCTAACGCTCAAGTTGTCGGGTTGTTTAATGGTGACGTAGGGCTTGTACAGTTAATTAAGGTTAATGAAGGCGCTGATATTCCAAGTAGTGATGTAGCAACATTGCAAAATAGATTATCTACTATGCGTGCTCAATTCACATATGGTGAGTTTATTAACGCCCTTCGTGATCAAGCTGACGTCGAAATTTACTAG
- the lon gene encoding endopeptidase La, translated as MTKENVDYTEMPVLALRDVVVYPHMVIPLFVGREKSIRCLEAAMDKDKQIFLVAQKDASTDEPQPDDIFTVGTIATILQLLKLPDGTVKVLVEGNQRAQIADFVSTDDFFIANIAIKEDLEVDESEQEVIIRSAISQFEGYVKLNKKIPPEVLTSLSGIEQAARLADTMAAHMPLKLAEKQKVLEMDQVNDRLEYLMALMESEIDLLQVEKKIRTRVKKQMEKSQREYYLNEQMKAIQKELGELDEAPDEFEALSKKIEDAKMPEEAKKKATTELSKLKMMSPMSAEATVVRSYIDWLTNVPWTKRSAVKKDLAAADKLLDTEHFGLEKVKERIIEYLAVQQRVKKLKGPILCLVGPPGVGKTSLGQSIAKATGRKYVRMALGGVRDEAEIRGHRRTYIGSMPGKLIQKMAKVGVKNPLFLLDEIDKMSSDMRGDPSSALLEVLDPEQNGTFSDHYLEVDYDLSDVMFVATSNSMDIPGPLLDRMEVIRLSGYTEDEKLNIAMRHLLDKQIARNGLKAKELVIEESAIMGIIRHYTREAGVRNLEREISKICRKAVKNILLNKDTKCVTVNQDNLADYLGVQRFDYGKAENNNQIGQVTGLAWTQVGGELLTIETTSVVGKGKMTFTGSLGDVMQESIQTAMTVVRSRAEKLRINSDFHEKRDIHVHVPEGATPKDGPSAGIAMCTALVSTLTGNPVRCDVAMTGEITLRGEVLAIGGLKEKLLAAHRGGIKTVIIPKENERDLQEIPDNVKQDLSIHPVRWIDEVLELALQENPERFSLEKPSKGKK; from the coding sequence ACCAAAGAGAATGTTGATTACACAGAAATGCCTGTCTTGGCATTACGTGATGTGGTGGTTTATCCACACATGGTTATTCCCTTATTTGTAGGTCGCGAAAAGTCGATACGTTGTTTAGAAGCAGCGATGGACAAAGACAAACAGATTTTTTTAGTAGCCCAAAAAGATGCCAGCACAGATGAGCCGCAGCCTGACGATATATTCACCGTAGGGACCATAGCGACTATATTGCAGTTATTAAAGTTGCCTGATGGCACGGTAAAAGTATTGGTAGAAGGGAATCAGCGCGCGCAGATTGCAGATTTTGTCAGTACCGATGATTTCTTCATCGCTAATATCGCCATCAAGGAAGACCTTGAGGTAGACGAGAGCGAACAAGAAGTGATTATTCGCTCGGCTATTTCGCAGTTTGAAGGTTACGTCAAATTAAATAAAAAAATTCCTCCAGAGGTGCTTACCTCGTTGAGCGGTATCGAACAAGCCGCTCGACTAGCTGATACCATGGCAGCGCACATGCCTCTAAAATTAGCTGAAAAGCAGAAAGTATTGGAGATGGATCAAGTTAACGATCGTCTTGAATACTTAATGGCGCTCATGGAAAGCGAAATCGATTTGCTTCAGGTGGAAAAGAAGATCCGCACCCGAGTCAAGAAGCAGATGGAAAAGAGCCAGCGTGAGTATTATTTGAATGAGCAAATGAAGGCTATTCAAAAAGAGCTTGGTGAGCTAGATGAAGCGCCTGACGAATTTGAAGCATTAAGTAAAAAAATTGAAGACGCTAAGATGCCTGAAGAAGCTAAGAAAAAAGCAACGACAGAGCTAAGCAAATTGAAAATGATGTCTCCCATGTCAGCTGAAGCGACTGTGGTACGCAGTTATATTGATTGGTTGACCAATGTACCTTGGACTAAGCGCAGTGCCGTTAAGAAAGATCTGGCTGCAGCGGATAAGTTACTTGATACAGAACATTTTGGTTTAGAGAAAGTTAAAGAACGTATCATTGAGTATTTAGCGGTTCAGCAGCGCGTGAAAAAGCTTAAAGGGCCTATTTTGTGTTTAGTGGGTCCTCCAGGAGTTGGTAAAACCTCTCTTGGACAGTCTATTGCTAAAGCAACAGGCCGTAAGTATGTGCGCATGGCGTTGGGCGGGGTTCGTGATGAAGCTGAAATTCGCGGGCACAGACGAACCTACATTGGTTCTATGCCTGGCAAGTTGATTCAAAAAATGGCTAAAGTTGGCGTGAAAAACCCGTTATTTTTGCTTGATGAAATCGACAAGATGTCATCTGATATGCGCGGAGACCCGTCATCAGCGTTACTGGAAGTATTGGATCCTGAACAGAACGGTACTTTTAGTGATCATTACTTAGAAGTTGATTACGACCTTTCTGATGTCATGTTTGTGGCAACGTCTAATAGTATGGATATTCCAGGCCCTTTGTTGGACCGAATGGAAGTGATTCGTTTATCTGGTTATACAGAAGATGAAAAACTGAATATAGCCATGCGTCATTTACTTGATAAGCAAATCGCACGCAATGGCCTTAAAGCTAAAGAATTAGTTATCGAAGAATCAGCGATTATGGGTATCATTCGTCATTATACCCGAGAGGCTGGCGTACGGAATTTAGAGCGTGAAATTTCTAAAATTTGTCGTAAAGCCGTTAAAAATATTCTGCTAAATAAAGATACAAAGTGCGTGACGGTTAACCAAGACAACTTAGCCGACTATCTTGGTGTACAACGTTTTGATTATGGAAAAGCGGAAAATAATAATCAGATAGGCCAAGTCACAGGTTTGGCTTGGACTCAAGTAGGTGGTGAATTATTGACCATTGAAACGACATCGGTAGTAGGCAAAGGTAAAATGACATTCACTGGTTCACTGGGTGACGTTATGCAAGAGTCGATTCAAACAGCCATGACGGTCGTGCGTAGTCGTGCAGAAAAATTACGCATTAATAGTGATTTCCATGAAAAACGTGACATCCATGTTCACGTACCTGAAGGGGCAACTCCAAAGGACGGACCAAGTGCCGGTATCGCCATGTGCACAGCGCTTGTATCAACACTTACCGGTAATCCCGTTCGCTGTGATGTCGCGATGACAGGCGAAATTACGTTGCGTGGTGAAGTATTGGCGATCGGTGGATTAAAAGAGAAATTATTGGCTGCTCACCGTGGGGGAATAAAAACCGTTATCATTCCAAAAGAGAACGAACGCGATTTACAAGAGATCCCAGATAATGTAAAACAAGACCTATCTATCCACCCAGTCAGGTGGATAGACGAAGTTTTAGAGTTGGCATTGCAAGAAAATCCCGAGCGTTTTAGCCTTGAAAAGCCAAGCAAGGGTAAAAAATAG
- the pilW gene encoding type IV pilus biogenesis/stability protein PilW, producing the protein MKIFRLLSLFIVLGLCACVSQGNYSSPDDFDKQRAAKTRLSLGLTYLKNGNYSQAKFNLDKALEFAPQLADVHYGMAYYYQKVEEYDSASQAYLKAIKIAPENADIANSYGAFLCERGEYEQAKVYFFKALNSDVYNSSAETYENLALCSQSQNALDKAIGFLQDALNHQPGRAKSLFLLTQLQLQAHRFGAARDSLRRYERVASVSADSLWLAVQIEQEAGAPKRATDYANMLVSLYPDFQPAYDYLNGGGIVGDAFEPTRELPPVQPEPKVSKKELAPNQYHVVTAKENLYRLSLQYNVNMSQLMEWNNISDPASIYIGQKLIVVEPK; encoded by the coding sequence ATGAAAATTTTCCGCTTATTAAGCTTATTTATAGTGCTTGGTCTTTGTGCTTGCGTCAGTCAAGGCAATTATTCAAGTCCAGATGATTTTGATAAGCAACGAGCTGCTAAAACACGATTGTCCTTGGGATTAACCTATTTAAAGAATGGTAATTATAGCCAAGCGAAGTTCAATCTTGATAAAGCACTCGAGTTTGCTCCTCAACTTGCAGATGTTCATTACGGTATGGCGTACTATTATCAGAAAGTAGAAGAGTACGATTCTGCATCTCAGGCCTATCTCAAGGCCATAAAAATAGCTCCAGAAAATGCTGACATCGCTAATAGCTATGGTGCATTTCTTTGTGAAAGAGGTGAGTATGAGCAAGCTAAGGTTTATTTTTTCAAAGCGTTAAATAGTGATGTATATAACTCATCTGCTGAAACCTACGAGAATTTGGCGCTGTGTAGTCAAAGTCAAAATGCGCTTGACAAGGCAATTGGTTTTTTGCAAGACGCCTTGAATCATCAGCCAGGAAGAGCAAAGAGTCTATTTCTGTTGACACAGTTACAGTTGCAAGCTCATCGTTTTGGAGCGGCTCGTGACAGTCTACGACGTTATGAGCGAGTTGCCTCAGTATCAGCAGACAGTTTATGGCTAGCTGTACAAATAGAGCAGGAAGCTGGGGCACCTAAGCGCGCGACGGATTATGCTAATATGTTGGTCAGCTTGTACCCTGATTTTCAGCCTGCGTATGATTATTTAAATGGTGGTGGCATTGTTGGCGATGCGTTTGAACCAACGAGAGAATTACCTCCGGTACAGCCCGAACCCAAAGTATCAAAAAAAGAATTAGCACCGAATCAATATCATGTTGTTACAGCGAAAGAGAATCTTTATCGCCTTTCACTGCAATATAACGTTAATATGAGTCAACTCATGGAATGGAACAATATTTCTGATCCAGCATCGATATATATCGGGCAAAAATTAATTGTTGTTGAACCCAAATAA
- a CDS encoding bifunctional tRNA (adenosine(37)-C2)-methyltransferase TrmG/ribosomal RNA large subunit methyltransferase RlmN, whose translation MSEVMSAKPTKINLLNFNRAGLREYFSSIGEKPFRADQMMKWIYQLGISDFDQMTNLNKALREKLTAQCEIKAPEIAYQQDASDGTIKFALRLEGGQEVETVWIPDGDRATLCVSSQVGCALECTFCSTAQQGFNRNLSVSEIIGQVWRVATTIGLSNDSAKRPISNVVMMGMGEPLLNLKNVVPAMDLMLDDLAFGLSKRRVTLSTSGVVPALDMLGDQIDVALAISLHAPDDELRDVLVPVNKKYPIQEFLASVRRYLAKSHANQGKVTVEYVMLNGVNDSTDQAHALAKVLADTPCKINLIPFNPYPGSPYTRSSNSRIDRFAKVLSSYGLMVVVRKTRGDDIDAACGQLVGDVVDRTKRLLKKQMKGEEISVKVEH comes from the coding sequence ATGTCAGAAGTGATGTCAGCAAAACCGACTAAAATCAATTTACTTAACTTCAACCGTGCAGGTTTAAGAGAGTATTTTAGTTCGATTGGCGAAAAGCCATTTCGTGCCGACCAAATGATGAAATGGATTTATCAATTAGGGATCTCTGATTTTGATCAAATGACTAATTTGAACAAGGCATTGCGTGAAAAGCTTACTGCGCAGTGTGAGATAAAAGCACCTGAAATCGCTTATCAACAGGATGCATCTGACGGAACAATTAAATTTGCCCTTCGTTTAGAAGGCGGTCAAGAAGTTGAAACCGTATGGATACCCGATGGTGACCGCGCAACACTGTGCGTTTCATCTCAAGTGGGCTGTGCATTAGAATGCACTTTTTGTTCTACTGCGCAACAGGGGTTTAATCGTAATCTCAGTGTATCTGAAATAATTGGGCAGGTATGGCGTGTCGCCACCACTATCGGTTTGTCAAACGACAGTGCTAAACGGCCGATCAGCAATGTGGTGATGATGGGCATGGGTGAACCATTATTGAATCTTAAAAATGTGGTGCCGGCGATGGATCTTATGCTTGATGATCTGGCATTTGGGTTATCAAAACGCCGGGTAACATTAAGCACGTCAGGTGTGGTGCCAGCCCTTGATATGTTAGGCGACCAGATTGATGTAGCATTAGCTATTTCATTACACGCGCCAGACGATGAGCTACGCGATGTACTTGTGCCAGTCAATAAGAAGTATCCCATTCAAGAGTTTTTAGCGAGCGTGCGCCGATATCTTGCTAAATCTCATGCTAACCAAGGTAAAGTAACCGTTGAATACGTAATGTTAAACGGCGTTAACGATAGTACCGATCAAGCGCATGCGCTGGCCAAAGTACTTGCTGATACGCCGTGTAAGATTAACCTTATTCCTTTTAATCCTTATCCAGGCTCGCCTTACACGCGTTCGAGTAATTCAAGAATTGATCGTTTTGCGAAAGTGCTTTCTAGCTATGGCTTAATGGTCGTAGTGCGTAAAACCCGTGGTGATGACATAGACGCCGCATGTGGCCAATTAGTTGGCGACGTAGTGGATAGAACGAAACGTTTGTTGAAAAAACAGATGAAGGGAGAAGAAATTTCGGTGAAAGTGGAGCATTGA
- the ndk gene encoding nucleoside-diphosphate kinase — translation MALERTFSIIKPDAVAKNVIGAIYNRFESAGLRIVASKMLHLSKEQAEGFYAEHSERPFFGALVEFMTSGPVMVQVLEGENAVLKNREIMGATNPADALAGTLRADYAASIDENACHGSDAPESAAREIAYFFSDEEICPRTR, via the coding sequence ATGGCCTTAGAACGTACTTTTTCAATTATTAAACCTGACGCAGTTGCAAAAAATGTAATCGGCGCAATTTACAACCGTTTCGAAAGCGCAGGTCTACGTATCGTTGCTTCTAAAATGCTTCACCTTAGCAAAGAACAAGCAGAAGGTTTCTATGCTGAGCATAGCGAACGTCCTTTCTTCGGTGCTTTAGTTGAATTTATGACATCTGGTCCAGTTATGGTTCAGGTTTTAGAAGGCGAAAACGCTGTTCTTAAAAATCGTGAAATCATGGGCGCAACTAACCCAGCTGACGCGCTTGCTGGTACTTTACGTGCTGACTATGCTGCATCAATTGACGAAAATGCATGTCACGGTTCAGATGCACCTGAATCAGCTGCACGTGAAATTGCATACTTCTTCTCTGACGAAGAAATTTGCCCACGTACACGTTAA